Proteins encoded by one window of Desulfurispira natronophila:
- a CDS encoding regulatory protein RecX gives MKEKTPERGFSYVCRLLGRRAYHRAELEQKLVQKGYCPEVAQQVLARTEELRLLDDDAYFEGFVWQQLGKLHGGRYMEHFLASRGIPLPAYWDSLLQEQFGYRCEELARRLWRRFGSKVRDEDESWQRQKLEGLLQQRGFRWQEVEQLRAIIEEQGHEWQ, from the coding sequence ATGAAAGAGAAAACTCCCGAGCGAGGCTTTAGTTACGTCTGCCGTCTGCTTGGACGACGGGCTTACCATCGGGCAGAGCTGGAGCAAAAGCTCGTTCAGAAGGGCTATTGCCCCGAAGTAGCCCAGCAGGTCCTTGCGCGTACTGAAGAATTGCGGCTGCTGGACGATGATGCATACTTTGAGGGGTTTGTCTGGCAACAGTTGGGTAAGCTTCACGGTGGTCGCTACATGGAGCACTTTTTGGCATCACGGGGTATCCCCTTGCCTGCTTACTGGGACTCACTTTTGCAGGAGCAGTTTGGCTATCGCTGTGAGGAGTTGGCGCGGCGTTTGTGGCGGCGTTTTGGCAGCAAGGTTCGGGATGAGGATGAGAGCTGGCAGCGTCAGAAGCTTGAGGGTTTATTGCAGCAGCGCGGTTTTCGCTGGCAGGAGGTGGAGCAGTTGCGCGCTATTATCGAGGAGCAGGGCCATGAGTGGCAGTGA
- a CDS encoding GNAT family N-acetyltransferase: MPNNQQRPRITIRTMTIDDLAPVFHLGEKIFTYRKSPTLYRTWDEFEVAEFFVGSNECCFVAEMNEKIIGFLLGYIIDRKKASRKVGYLTWIGVDHDIEGRGVAHRLFEKFHQTMEENEVELLLVDSDASNKRALDFFERVGFTSPRDHLYLSLKMDEWDRP, from the coding sequence ATGCCCAACAACCAACAGCGACCCCGCATTACCATACGCACCATGACCATTGATGATCTGGCTCCGGTTTTCCACCTGGGAGAAAAGATCTTCACCTATCGCAAGTCCCCCACCCTCTATCGCACCTGGGATGAATTTGAGGTGGCAGAGTTTTTTGTGGGTAGCAACGAATGTTGCTTTGTCGCCGAAATGAACGAAAAGATCATCGGTTTTTTGCTGGGCTATATTATCGACCGCAAAAAAGCCAGCCGCAAGGTAGGCTACCTCACCTGGATCGGCGTCGACCACGACATAGAGGGACGGGGTGTGGCCCACCGCCTCTTTGAAAAATTTCACCAAACCATGGAAGAGAACGAAGTGGAGCTACTGCTCGTGGACAGTGACGCCAGCAATAAGCGAGCCTTGGACTTCTTCGAGCGGGTTGGCTTCACCTCTCCCCGGGATCACCTCTATCTGAGCCTGAAAATGGACGAGTGGGATCGGCCATGA
- a CDS encoding RluA family pseudouridine synthase gives MQDIQILHEDNHTVVVFKPPGIPMQPDSSGDMSLLDMVRKSLARRHYKTGNVFVGMVQRLDRPVSGLVVLGRTSKGASRLSDQIRRHQVQKRYLALVHGRIEPSKAECSDFMSSDEKGSRIDPHGKLARLFYQVLWHDEAHSLLEVELKTGRKHQIRLQLAQRGHPIVGDLRYGAPEPLADRSIALCAWRLAYAHPTRSDMVALELPDSLLPAAVLQLPWRPAVGEWP, from the coding sequence ATGCAGGATATTCAGATACTTCATGAAGATAATCATACGGTGGTGGTGTTCAAACCGCCAGGTATTCCCATGCAGCCTGACAGCAGTGGTGATATGAGTTTGCTGGATATGGTACGTAAAAGTTTGGCTCGGCGCCACTACAAAACCGGTAATGTCTTTGTGGGCATGGTGCAGCGGCTGGATCGGCCGGTGAGTGGTTTGGTGGTCCTGGGGCGCACTTCCAAGGGAGCTTCGCGCCTTTCGGACCAGATTCGTCGCCATCAGGTGCAAAAGCGTTATCTGGCTTTGGTGCACGGTCGGATTGAGCCATCGAAAGCAGAATGCAGCGACTTTATGTCCAGCGATGAAAAGGGCTCCCGCATAGACCCTCATGGTAAGCTGGCAAGGCTTTTTTACCAGGTGCTGTGGCACGATGAAGCGCACAGCTTGTTGGAAGTTGAGCTTAAAACAGGTCGGAAGCATCAGATTCGTTTGCAGCTGGCTCAACGGGGTCACCCTATTGTAGGTGATCTGCGATACGGAGCTCCAGAGCCACTGGCTGACCGCTCCATTGCCCTCTGTGCCTGGCGCTTGGCCTACGCTCATCCCACACGCAGCGATATGGTGGCGCTGGAACTTCCCGATTCCCTCTTGCCGGCAGCGGTGCTCCAGCTGCCTTGGCGGCCAGCAGTCGGGGAGTGGCCATGA
- a CDS encoding TrmH family RNA methyltransferase: protein MNITHIHSPTNTTFRQLLKLTGARGIRKQGLALAAGEKIVNELLPSPHVQQLIISEKYCGALATDLPILCLDQALFRQLDVCGTNSPLVVVKWKPWPSFCQQNIDGHCVAIAFQDPENVGAVVRSSLAFGIEDVILLKECAHPFLPKAVRASAGTVFQARFHQGPPLESLHMLDFDGELVPLSQDGAPLKEHRFATRTMLLPGIEGCGLPHHLRSNAVSIPISDAVESLNAAVATSIILYAMQNQSDSHAPTFQKDYTTE from the coding sequence TTGAATATAACACACATCCACAGCCCGACAAACACCACCTTTCGCCAGCTCTTAAAGCTTACTGGAGCTCGCGGTATCCGCAAACAGGGGCTCGCCTTGGCAGCAGGGGAAAAAATCGTCAACGAGCTCCTGCCAAGCCCCCACGTCCAGCAGCTGATTATCAGTGAAAAGTACTGCGGAGCCTTGGCAACTGACCTGCCCATCCTTTGCCTGGACCAAGCCCTCTTCCGCCAGCTTGATGTCTGCGGCACCAACTCACCACTGGTTGTGGTAAAATGGAAACCATGGCCATCATTTTGCCAGCAGAACATCGACGGGCACTGTGTAGCCATCGCTTTTCAGGATCCGGAAAATGTCGGGGCTGTAGTGCGCTCCAGCCTGGCATTTGGCATCGAAGACGTAATTTTACTAAAAGAGTGCGCCCATCCTTTTCTGCCAAAGGCCGTGCGGGCATCAGCAGGAACTGTCTTCCAGGCCCGATTTCACCAGGGACCACCCCTTGAAAGTTTGCACATGCTGGATTTTGATGGCGAGCTAGTCCCTCTCTCACAAGATGGAGCCCCCCTGAAAGAGCACCGCTTTGCCACCCGCACCATGCTCCTGCCGGGTATTGAAGGTTGCGGATTACCACATCATCTGCGCAGTAACGCCGTCAGCATCCCCATCTCCGATGCTGTCGAATCCCTCAATGCCGCCGTGGCGACATCCATTATCCTCTACGCCATGCAAAACCAGAGCGATAGCCACGCCCCCACTTTCCAAAAAGACTATACCACTGAATAA